A part of Gammaproteobacteria bacterium genomic DNA contains:
- a CDS encoding DUF4242 domain-containing protein, translated as MPKFIIERDIPKAGDLSSQELQGIAQKSCSILKDMGPQIQWVESYVTDDKVYCTYIAPDEAMIRKHAESGGFPANRISMVRRVIDPTTSE; from the coding sequence ATGCCTAAATTCATCATCGAAAGAGACATTCCGAAAGCGGGCGACCTGTCCTCGCAGGAACTGCAAGGCATCGCACAGAAGTCGTGCAGCATCCTGAAAGACATGGGGCCGCAGATTCAATGGGTCGAGAGTTATGTAACGGACGACAAGGTGTACTGCACCTACATCGCTCCTGACGAGGCCATGATCAGGAAACATGCCGAAAGCGGAGGCTTCCCGGCAAACAGGATCTCGATGGTCAGAAGAGTGATTGACCCGACGACATCGGAATAA